CACCGCTCGCGCTGGGTCGTGGAGCCGTTTCATCTGTTCGATTGCTGCCTGGTCTCGAACGGCGGGCTGGCGGTGATCGTCACCTCAGCGGAACGCGCGCGCGACCTGAAGAAGCCCCCAGTGTACATCCAAGGCATGGGCCAAGGACATCCCGGTGGCGACCCGGCAGAGACACTCACCTCCGGCGCGGTCTTGGCGAAACGCACGGCCTTCGCCATGGCCGGCATCACCACCAAGGACATCGACGTGGTCGAGCTGTACGACTGTTACACCTTCACCGTGCTGGTGTGCCTGGAGGACTACGGCTTCTGCGCCAAGGGGGAGGGCGGGCCGTTCGTCGCCGACGGCAAGACGGCGCCCGGTGGATCACTGCCAGTGAACACCGGCGGTGGCCAGCTCTCGTCCTTCTACATGTGGGGCATGACACCAGTCTCCGAAGGCGTCATCCAGATACGCGGCGAAGGCGGCGCACGCCAGGTTCCCAACGCACGGGTCGCACTCGTGAGCGGCAACGGCGGCATCTTGTCAACACACTCGACCCTGATCCTGGCGAGTCAATCGTGAGGAACCACTCCAGTTCCCCTCGCCCGCTGGGAAAGGGTCACTCAATCTTCCCTCTCCCGCTGAGTCTGTCGATAAATGCGAGCGGCCCCTCGATACGGCCCCTGAGAACACGGGGCCTACTCGGGGCGAACGGGGAACAGCTTGCGAAATTGATATGCAACCGTTCACCCCGAGTAACCGCCCTCTTTTGGCGGTGTATCGAGGGGGGCCCGCTGGGAGTAAATCGACAGACTCCTCTGGGAGAGGGTCATGGTGAGGGCTCGTAATGACCGCTGACTACAAGAAACCGATTCCGGCGGTGACCCCGGAGATGAAACCGTTTTTCGATGCGGCCAAGCGGCACGAACTGGTGGTGCAGCGCTGTACGCAGTGCGGCGCGCACCGCTTTCCGGCGCGCGAGATCTGCTCCAAATGCCTGTCGCGGGAAGCCGCGTGGGTGAAGGTGAGTGGCCGGGGTACCGTGTTCAGCTACAACGTCATGCACCAAGTCTACCATCCCGGCTTTGCCGACGAGGTACCGTACGCGGTGGTGGTCATCGCGCTCGAGGAAGGTGCCAAGATGACCTCCAACCTCGT
This genomic stretch from Candidatus Binatia bacterium harbors:
- a CDS encoding thiolase family protein encodes the protein HRSRWVVEPFHLFDCCLVSNGGLAVIVTSAERARDLKKPPVYIQGMGQGHPGGDPAETLTSGAVLAKRTAFAMAGITTKDIDVVELYDCYTFTVLVCLEDYGFCAKGEGGPFVADGKTAPGGSLPVNTGGGQLSSFYMWGMTPVSEGVIQIRGEGGARQVPNARVALVSGNGGILSTHSTLILASQS
- a CDS encoding Zn-ribbon domain-containing OB-fold protein, which gives rise to MTADYKKPIPAVTPEMKPFFDAAKRHELVVQRCTQCGAHRFPAREICSKCLSREAAWVKVSGRGTVFSYNVMHQVYHPGFADEVPYAVVVIALEEGAKMTSNLVGMKPHDIKIDMPVKVVFEEITEDITLPKFAPA